TGTCTATGACCGTGTTTGTTATAACGTTTGAGATGTAATCgaaattaatatatgtattactCGTTAATTAATAAGTCAGGAATTTCGTTACCACATATAACTTAAAACTTCTACTTAATTCTCCTTtggatatacatatatatatatttggttttaaagTTTGATTGTGACTGTAACAAACTTACTTTAAACGGGATAatccattctttttttttcgaagatatTGTATATCGGATCcggatattttaaaatgatccTGGTAAACCTATCgattttttagataaacttaTTGTTAAAGATTAGCACTTCAACACTGTTATTTGATCTTTCTTTTATTGGTgttgatattgtttttgttattgtttaattaaatgCAAACTATATATTAgtgttatatagatataggaagatgtggtgtgagtgccaatgagacaactcttcatccaaataacaatttaaaaattaaaccattatatgtatataaatatgtacattAATAAAATTGGTTGTCATCTGTTTCTTGGCATGGCAGAAGgtaaaggttttttttcctgactgcttatataaaaagaagatgttgtatgaatgccaattcgacaactctccacaagagaccaaaatgacacagaaattataggTCACGGTATGTCTTttacaatgaacaaagcccacaCCGAATAGTAAGCTATACAAGCCCCAAAAtgacaacgtaaaacaattcaaacgataaaattaacggcctaatttatgtacaaataataaacgaaaaacaatatgtaacacataaacaaaagacaatcactgaattacaggttcctgacttgcgaccgacacatacatacataatgtggcagggttaaacatgttagtggaaTACCAACCCTCCCCTTAATCTAGGCCAGTGATGAAACCGTACAACATCAGACGTCTTTAGTTTTAATCAATTGGATGTTGAATGTGTACTGATTATTTAGTTAGCGTTATATGCAATTTTTGTTTCGATTAGTTGTTGTCaaactagctgtcagttacTGTAAATACTCTAAGATCTGTACttgatgtatttttgttgttggaataTTCAAATGTCCGGCCACGTCCAATCTGTGATTTTGTTGTGGTTTGTGTAGAATATtacaataacatatttgttgttatataactgatagatataggaagatgtggtgtgagtgccaatgagacaactctttatccaaacaacaataaaaaagcATATAAGATAAAgctataggaagatgtggtatgaatgccaatgagacaactttcaatccaagtaacaatttataaaagtagaaaagtatataagatgaatgcatgttgatttatatttatgaataatgCCCTTGTACCGAAGAAACATTTTAGTTAATGTTCTGACTACtttgtaaatattgaaaacCCCGGTGagataatttttcagtaatacagaTATTTCTTTAGATTAAATCAAATACGTTGTTAAAAGACAAGCAAATAGAACAAGTTAAGATATCTAAACGCCATGAGGACAGTGGAAACAGTTGGAGGACTTTTTGAAATTCggattttgaatgtttttggaAGAATAATTAGGGTTGTATGGTTGTTTTTTGCAttttggattgtaaaaaacagagaatctaaggtccagattttttatcaagtttgcAGATATCTATTGTGAATTTCCTTCAAatgaaccaatttataagaacatttttacatgtttagattatatttggttgttttttgAATGTGTTCAGATTGCCATTTTAAGGGGATGTAACTCTAAAACAGAGCATTTGTTGAAGGAATCTACATgcaattttcctattttgtgttttagtcgGAAAAACGTACGGTAACCctaaattttcttttgattttctcaaaacattgtttgaaatctatctttttcaatttattttacaattttatcattttgtttagtttcatATCACAACCATGACAACATGGAGGTTTTTCCTAtgtaatccatacaaaatgtgtcaatCTATAACAACCTGTAGCTCGAGAAAATGCGCGGATACCAATTAtcatgtattatgttttttgaCCATATATCAAAGATACTACCTTAAGATAACAAATGATGGATGACACGCATGATGTGGTATTCAAATCCGTTTGacgtgcaacaaaaaaaaaacgactaGGAAGACCAATAGTTCCACCGGTGTAAAGaacatcattttaattttcaaatatattgttaATTAAAATCAGCGTTATTCTTACTTACGATGGAAACATTATTATGCATATATTGTGATCTAAACTATAACAAACCAACAACGTCTGTTTCAacattaataacaaaaataaacattgtgcatgaatatgttttaattgttttaacataTATCCATATATCAGAAAACACATTTATATGCTAAAAAGCTGTTAGACGAATCTTGTTTAATATGTATTTCCTTTTCTGCCTCCATATCCATATCCAGATCCACCTCCATTTCCAGATCCACCTCCATTTCCAGATCCGCCTCCATACCAAGATCCACCTCCATATACAGGTCGTCCACCATACCCATATCCACCACTGGAACCTCCAGATCCACCTCCAGATCCAGATCCAACTACAATAACAGCACCGTCGCCGATACCACCACCGCCACCAAATCCAGCTCCACCACCGATTCCAGCACCGCCGCCGAATCCAGCTCAACCACCTCCTCCGTAACTTTGACTAGTTACACTGTTTGGTAACACCTTACAGCATGTAGTCCATTTCCCTGGGAATAAGGGTGTTAGTCTGCAATACTTGTCCAAAACAAATTCTCCTTTCAAACATTGTCCTTTACGACAGGTACACCATACTTGACTAcctgtaataaaaaataacaaacgcACATTGTATGTAATAACTACATGGATAATGATGGTATTGATTAACAAGGGATAAACATCAAGGAATCAACTTAGTTATATTGTGGCTATATGAATTATGCTACGATTGATAATAATAGTTGAATAACAGTCGGTGTGTTTGTGATTTGGGATTAtagcaaaatatattttcaatatactGCAGGCAATTTGAGAATatgttcatttataaattttgaaattataggGAAAAAAAGGTTTCCACCCCCTGAGGCTAAGTTGACCTTATATAGAATTGGTTATTGTTGATGTATTTTGTTTGTCGTGTTCCTTTTCCAATGTTAAGGAACTCAAACATACATGCTCAGTTTTCATATATTTGGCTATGCAAGTAACTGAAAAAGCGGTTCGcatcaaaatattcttttttcctGCATTTTTCTCTATCACGTTATCTATAATGCACAATTAATGGTACTACGTGTAGTAGAATACAGCATGGAATGTCAGGATTGAACAAATGATAGACGGACTGTAGGAAAGAATTTCTTTAAgcaatcctgacaccccgaggtattttctacgacaagaaaaaccttaaaatgtgcattaattttcttatataccGTTAGGATTTGCAAAATTTAGCATCCTAGTTTACCGACCAAACTAAAGTGGgctattcctttctaatgcgttcatGTTTTAATGCGCCCTACGGCTCATTTAGAATTTGAAATAACACTCACTAATAAATCTAGATATAACCGTAAAGATTATTATCTAGACACAATACACAAATTACTGCAacttcataaaataaaacacaactgAACGTGACAGATATTCAGGTTACCATTGTGTACACTCCACTCACCCATTGTGAGGTATACatgattttttcaatataatttaagAATATTCTATTAGTCGACCATATGATAAAGTGAAAGGTATACATAAAGAACTGACACGAAGAGGGACTGAAAtcgtgatacatgtacatgttaacGAAAACGAAAACGAATGTCAAAATATGTAGGTaacagtatgatttcctattcagtgtgttAAGTCCGgaatatgcatgacatatttgccactggacgttgaGCAACCGTTAACCAATTAACCTTTTCAGGCTAAATctataagatttttaaaatcttacaaAGGAATATGTTATATCTGGCTTTATTTGAAAGTGTTGTGAAAGGTTTATATTACAATTCATCTAACATAATATATGACAATGTCTTTGTATTGTagcaataaattaacaaaacttcacattatttgtttcttaaattAAAATGCGGGCAATGACGATATTGTTACACCAATCATATATTGAACTTTAAAgataaatttccaaatttgCAACAAAAGACTATCAGACGAATATgattttgaagtaaattatcgtttgcatttttatcaaggaaaataatggcCTCACATAGGTCGTTATATTATGGGTTGGAGCATATTTATGTGATGTTTCAATCCATAAATATGTACTCGAGAGCGTTCAATTTAGCTAGCTCAATAAATGCATTactattatacaaattatacaCTCGCTGTACTTAATCAATTGTCGGTAACATTGCTTCTCTCGAACTTTATCATGTTGATTGAGTGTGCTTTATAGTTATACATTTTGACATTCATACGTACtggttataaataattaaaatactgTAACATTGACTTACCTTTCTTTCCTCCActtcctcctcctcctcctcctcctcctcctcctccgcCTCCTCCGCCTAATAACAATAGTCCACCACCACCACTAATGCCAGATCCGAATCCTCCGCCACCACCGCCTCCACCGCCACCATACCCAACACTATAACCTCCGTCGCTTCCACCACCATATccttgaagaaaataaaataagggtACAGAATTAAACTTTGGTATAATCTTAAACAGTATGAAATAGACACAAATCAAAGAAAAAGTGAGGTTATTAtagtttaaaactaaaatacaGTAAccttaacttataaaaaagaagatgtagtatgattgccaaggagacagctatccacaaaataccaaaatgacataaacattaacaactataggtcaccgtacggccttcaccaatgagcaaagcccataccgcatagtcagctataaaaggccccgataagacaatgtacaacaattcaaacgaggaaactaacggcattatttatgtaaaaaaatgaacgaaaaacaaatatgtaacacataaacaaacgacaaccactgaattaaaggctcctgacttgggacaggcacatacataaataatgttagcgggatcccaaccctcccctaacctgggacagtggtataacagtacaacataagaactataaaaataagttgaaaaaggcttaactcatcagatggacaaaaatacaagtggacgtggccgggtacttatacatcccgacacaaaaagacacaatgaacagatctgagcgtactcgcagttatctgacagctagttcaaaaccacttaaaacttattaaaaaatcatgctTCTTAGACTAAAcactcaatccgtacacatccaacatttgtccaacatacaatggatttagtacaaagacgtcataaacagacAGAGAAGAACATGACCTTGTACAATGCCAAGTttcaggtatcgacagattgtagatccatgaaaatgtatatgtatataatatactagtaatacttagttagcttttaatctactgataacaaaatcaatatttatacaactaaaaacaatattcaatgatcttattacaatgttgaataggtaaccttttaaaCAAGTTTAAGAAGAATTACCTCCTTTTCCCCAACCACCTCCTCCGCCTAATAACAATAGTTCACCACTGCCGCCAGATCCCAATCCTCCGCCACCGCTTCCGCCACCACCTACGCCGCCGCCATACCATCCGCCGCCTCCACCACCATATGGGCCATGACAAAATGCAGATCCGACAACACCCAACAGCAGTAAAGTTATAATAGCCATGATGACTGAGGTTTGACAATTTTAACTGTGTTGATACAACTGTTTAGATCTGTATTTATACCACTTGATGTAACCACAACTTCTTTGATCAGGACTGATAATACTAAATCAATTTAACTTGAATGATTATAAGTGATTCGACATGAGTATTTTACaaaaaccaataaaattattatgtaattgtCGGCTTTAAAATTACCTGATGggtttactttttatgtattCTAGGGATGGAAAATGaggtctcataggcaatcataccacattttcctatatctatataaatttcaTGATATCAAAAATCATCTACGAGAATTTTGTATAAATCGTGGAACATGAATTTTACGGTGAATGCATCTTTCAACCTTTCAAAGGTTATTAGATATACCACGATTAAAGTTGCTAACGACGCacgtgcgttttgtctacaCCACACTTGTATGTGTGCTGGTAGTATACAATTGGTAAGCCATTTCCAATACGAATGTGTAGAgcttttatacaaaattttccaaaaaaataatttaattctaaaattatcaatttcccccaccttagaaGAAATAGAagacttaagggcatacgatacagttttgatcctgtatttttttttaacactctAATTGATTCTTTATTGCACATATTGCtgtttaacaattaaacttGGTGTACAGCATTTCATCAAGTTTCCCTGTTAGATTACAACTGAATACCCAGGGATaatattcagtaaaattaactaataaattacattgttttaatTCACACATTAAACTATTATTATATGTGTTACAAATAGTCTTTTCTACATCACTTAAAgtattttcagatatattcatataaaaaatatctacacACTAATTGTTTTACGGAATTTGATCATTCATCCGGAATGACTTTTTAggttcttttattatttaatcaaaaataaatattgcgGTCAAGTGACCTCACACGCCTTGTCTTATCCTCGTGTTTggacaatattttttgaagtgTTTCGTGAATTTGGATTATTAATTTCGATGTGGTTTTAAGAGTTTGGAATAATATTGCGTAAAGGTAAGTTGgagtgtaaatatatttttcacagTTGCACTTTCAatctttattaaatttgttattgattTGACCTAGATAAGTATGGTGTCGTGACCTTTAGTTTACCTGTCTaagtttgtaaacaaaacacatatttaGTGTACACGTGTCGAAGTACCTATATATTGACAaagacacacacacacacctaCACACTAATATATCTGATTTACCCACATTATCATTCATACATAATAGTAATAATTACTGTACACACAAACTTCTGCGCTTACAGTCATTCTTGTTCATTGCCACATGATAAATTTAACATACAAACAAACCTTTCACACTTACTCACACCTTAGGCATAGCACTTACAGATAATTACTTGCATAGTACATTTATaataaaggaagaaaaaaaaacacacatgcAATCACACATAATCTAGATCTATaacatctgttttttttctatacatgtacatgtagcttaAGTTAACTATAAAATGACTTCATTTTTATACTTCAAAATATTCAacacatttgtaaataaactacTGATCTCTGTATTGGTCATACTATATAATTCTACAGTATTTTCTACCTcatattcaaaaattttaaaggtGTCTACTGCTTTGGTATTTTTTATTGGAAACATAATGTGATTTATAGACTGAAAAGAACATTAAGCTAAGCAAATGATTTAGCGCATAGTATACATTGTCATGAATTTTGTATCCTATAACCAACGAATGAAGACTTATCACATGTTCGCCTATGAAGACTTTTTTAAGTAAAACTTTCATTGATTTCCAGAATGTTTTATGATATGaacatgtaatgaaaaaatgatta
The nucleotide sequence above comes from Mytilus trossulus isolate FHL-02 chromosome 5, PNRI_Mtr1.1.1.hap1, whole genome shotgun sequence. Encoded proteins:
- the LOC134719325 gene encoding acanthoscurrin-2-like, with product MAIITLLLLGVVGSAFCHGPYGGGGGGWYGGGVGGGGSGGGGLGSGGSGELLLLGGGGGWGKGGYGGGSDGGYSVGYGGGGGGGGGGFGSGISGGGGLLLLGGGGGGGGGGGGGGGSGGKKDNVIEKNAGKKNILMRTAFSVTCIAKYMKTEHVVKYGVPVVKDNV